The proteins below come from a single Tachysurus fulvidraco isolate hzauxx_2018 chromosome 13, HZAU_PFXX_2.0, whole genome shotgun sequence genomic window:
- the eps8b gene encoding epidermal growth factor receptor kinase substrate 8-like protein 2 → MNKSSRDKDNRTQQKEMNDELLKRITDSKAQPPARNFRVEHPIRTLPITYDSQPFEIQCWLNAKGFSRPVVDCLGILSGAQLFSLSKDELKAVCGDEGSRVYSQLSVQKAQIERSYGNSELEEIMKRRQQEVDASTWD, encoded by the exons ATGAATAAATCCTCGCGGGACAAAGACA ACCGAACTCAGCAGAAGGAGATGAACGATGAGCTCTTGAAGAGGATTACTGACAGCAAAGCCCAACCTCCTGCTCGCAACTTCCGGGTGGAACACCCCATCAGAACATTGCCCATTACTTATGATTCCCAGCCGTTCGAGATCCAATGCTGGCTCAATGCCAAGGGCTTTTCCAGGCC GGTTGTGGACTGTCTGGGCATACTGTCTGGAGCTCAGCTCTTCTCTCTGAGTAAGGATGAACTGAAGGCAGTGTGTGGTGACGAGGGCTCTCGGGTCTACAGCCAGCTCAGTGTGCAAAAAGCACAGATAGAG AGGAGCTATGGAAACTCGGAGCTAGAGGAAATCATGAAGCGAAGGCAGCAGGAGGTGGATGCTTCTACATGGGACTGA